In Horticoccus luteus, the following proteins share a genomic window:
- a CDS encoding efflux RND transporter permease subunit, which translates to MIARLIDFSLRQRALVFFGALVLIGAGLWSAWHLPIDAVPDITGVQVQINTEVPAFAPEEVEKLVTLPLETALAGTPGVRELRSLSKFALSQLTLQFADGTDIYRARQLVGERLAGIARQLPPGLAPQLAPVTTGLSEIVYYTLDYTADAPDRPATRREQLMELLLLHEYRVKPSLRSVPGIAEVNTIGGYEKQIVVEPRLDRLRAAGLTVDELAHAIAANVENAGGGIVSRGGRQFFVRAVGRVQSAEEVAALPVKFSGTVQPLLVRDLADVGIGSAVRTGAATVEGEEAVIGTAMMLIGENSRTVARRVEQRLARIQAQLPAGVELRPLYQRSALIDATLRTVETNLFEGAILVIAVLFALLGNWRAALIVAAAIPLAFLCALIGLHRLGLSGNLMSLGAIDFGLIIDGAVVIVENIVRLLGSRARELGRPLSAAERRDTIGVACRQVGRPMFFGVLIITAVYVPILALSGIEGKMFHPLAIAVMCALGGALVLALTAIPALCSVALRGHVPARENFLVRFAHRLYAPTLAFALRTRVWFVAGAVALCMLAALVFTRLGAEFIAQLDEGSFALMVFRDPAISLDETLAQQRATDRHLRERIPEITQVFARLGTSEIATDPMPQSDGDVYVSYRPRSEWRRENGRPITKTQLGEIVRAEVEAANPGAAILVSQPIEMRFNELLEGIRADLAVKIYGENYDVTERIAADIKELLEKIPGAGEVEFETLGRTPLLEIAARRDALRRHALGAAELNRTVASALGGETVGALRDGERRIDLVVRLAETARADPAVLPTLPVRVGEHGLLPLGDLADLRETTTVSPILRDAGRRRAALLVNLDTSDIAGWVATARAAVRDHIELPPGVTIEFGGQFENLVAARQRLALVVPATLALIFGLVVLAFGRVRQALIVYTGIPLALTGGVFALWARDLPFSITAAIGFIALSGVAVLNGVVLVSAFNDLRAQGRRVRDAVLEGSLLRLRPVLMTALVASLGFLPMALATGPGAEVQRPLATVVIGGILSATLLTLLLLPALYAWVERDAEPARPMR; encoded by the coding sequence ATGATCGCGCGGCTCATTGACTTTTCCCTGCGTCAGCGTGCGCTCGTGTTTTTCGGCGCCCTTGTGCTCATCGGCGCCGGCCTCTGGTCCGCCTGGCATCTGCCGATCGATGCCGTGCCCGACATCACCGGCGTGCAGGTGCAGATCAACACCGAGGTGCCCGCGTTCGCCCCGGAGGAAGTCGAAAAACTCGTCACCCTCCCGCTCGAAACCGCCCTCGCCGGCACCCCCGGCGTGCGCGAGCTGCGCTCCCTTTCCAAATTCGCACTCTCGCAACTCACGCTGCAATTCGCCGACGGCACCGACATCTATCGCGCGCGCCAGCTCGTCGGCGAACGCCTCGCCGGCATCGCGCGCCAGCTTCCGCCCGGCCTCGCGCCCCAACTCGCTCCCGTCACCACCGGCCTCAGCGAGATCGTTTACTACACGCTCGATTATACCGCCGACGCCCCCGACCGGCCCGCCACGCGTCGCGAGCAATTGATGGAGCTCCTGCTCCTCCACGAATACCGCGTCAAACCGAGCCTTCGCAGCGTCCCCGGCATCGCCGAGGTCAACACCATCGGCGGCTACGAAAAACAAATCGTCGTCGAACCGCGCCTCGACCGGCTCCGCGCCGCCGGCCTCACCGTCGACGAACTCGCTCACGCCATCGCCGCCAACGTCGAAAACGCCGGCGGCGGCATCGTCAGCCGCGGCGGACGCCAGTTCTTCGTGCGCGCCGTCGGCCGCGTGCAATCCGCTGAAGAAGTCGCCGCGTTGCCCGTAAAATTTTCCGGCACCGTGCAACCTCTGCTCGTGCGCGACCTCGCCGATGTCGGCATCGGCTCCGCCGTGCGCACCGGTGCCGCCACCGTCGAAGGCGAAGAAGCCGTGATCGGCACCGCCATGATGTTGATCGGCGAAAACAGCCGCACCGTCGCCCGGCGCGTCGAACAACGCCTCGCCCGCATCCAGGCGCAGCTCCCCGCCGGTGTTGAACTCCGCCCGCTGTATCAACGCTCCGCCCTCATCGACGCCACGCTCCGCACCGTCGAAACGAATCTCTTCGAGGGCGCGATTCTCGTCATCGCCGTCCTCTTCGCGCTGCTCGGCAACTGGCGCGCCGCCCTCATTGTCGCCGCCGCGATCCCCCTCGCGTTTCTCTGCGCCCTCATCGGGCTGCACCGGCTCGGCCTCTCCGGCAACTTGATGAGTCTCGGTGCCATCGACTTCGGCCTCATCATCGACGGCGCTGTCGTCATCGTCGAAAACATCGTGCGCCTCCTCGGGTCCCGCGCGCGCGAACTCGGCCGGCCGCTCTCCGCCGCAGAACGCCGCGACACCATCGGCGTCGCCTGCCGCCAGGTCGGCCGTCCGATGTTCTTCGGCGTGCTCATCATCACCGCCGTTTATGTCCCGATCCTCGCGCTCTCCGGTATCGAGGGAAAAATGTTTCACCCCCTGGCGATCGCCGTGATGTGCGCCCTCGGCGGCGCGCTCGTGCTCGCCCTCACCGCGATCCCCGCGCTCTGCTCGGTCGCACTGCGCGGCCACGTTCCCGCTCGCGAAAATTTTCTCGTGCGTTTCGCCCACCGCCTCTACGCGCCCACGCTCGCCTTCGCGCTCCGCACCCGCGTCTGGTTTGTCGCCGGCGCCGTCGCATTGTGCATGCTCGCTGCGCTCGTCTTCACCCGGCTCGGCGCGGAGTTCATCGCGCAACTCGACGAGGGCTCGTTTGCGCTCATGGTTTTCCGCGACCCCGCGATCAGCCTCGACGAAACCCTCGCGCAACAACGCGCCACCGACCGCCACCTCCGCGAACGCATCCCCGAAATCACGCAGGTCTTCGCCCGCCTCGGCACCAGCGAAATCGCCACCGATCCCATGCCGCAGAGCGATGGCGACGTTTACGTCTCGTATCGTCCCCGCTCCGAATGGCGCCGCGAAAACGGCCGGCCCATCACCAAAACGCAGCTCGGCGAAATCGTCCGCGCGGAAGTCGAAGCCGCCAATCCCGGCGCCGCCATTCTCGTCTCCCAGCCGATCGAAATGCGTTTCAACGAACTCCTCGAAGGCATCCGCGCCGATCTCGCGGTGAAGATTTACGGTGAGAATTACGACGTCACCGAGAGAATCGCCGCCGACATCAAAGAGCTGCTCGAGAAAATTCCCGGCGCCGGCGAAGTGGAATTCGAAACGCTCGGACGCACTCCGCTCCTCGAAATCGCCGCGCGCCGCGATGCGCTGCGCCGCCACGCGCTCGGCGCCGCCGAGCTCAATCGCACCGTCGCCTCCGCCCTCGGCGGCGAAACCGTCGGCGCATTGCGCGACGGCGAACGCCGCATCGATCTCGTCGTGCGCCTCGCCGAAACCGCCCGCGCCGATCCCGCCGTGCTCCCCACGCTGCCCGTGCGCGTCGGCGAACACGGCCTCCTGCCGCTCGGCGATCTCGCCGATCTTCGCGAAACGACGACCGTCTCGCCCATCCTGCGCGATGCCGGCCGCCGGCGCGCCGCACTCCTCGTGAACCTCGACACCAGCGACATCGCGGGCTGGGTCGCCACCGCCCGCGCCGCCGTGCGCGACCACATTGAGTTGCCGCCCGGCGTCACGATCGAGTTTGGCGGCCAGTTCGAAAATCTCGTCGCCGCCCGCCAACGCCTCGCACTCGTCGTGCCGGCCACCCTCGCATTGATCTTCGGTCTCGTCGTGCTCGCGTTCGGACGCGTCCGCCAGGCGCTGATCGTTTACACCGGAATTCCGCTCGCGCTGACCGGCGGCGTATTCGCGCTCTGGGCGCGCGATCTGCCGTTCAGTATCACCGCCGCCATCGGTTTCATCGCGCTCTCCGGCGTCGCGGTGCTGAACGGCGTCGTGCTCGTCAGCGCGTTCAACGATCTGCGCGCGCAGGGCCGCCGCGTGCGCGACGCCGTCCTGGAGGGCTCGCTGCTGCGCCTCCGCCCTGTCCTCATGACCGCCCTCGTTGCCTCGCTCGGATTCCTGCCCATGGCGCTCGCCACCGGCCCAGGCGCTGAAGTGCAACGTCCGCTCGCCACCGTCGTCATCGGCGGAATTTTGAGCGCCACGCTGCTCACCCTTCTGCTGCTGCCCGCGCTCTACGCCTGGGTGGAGCGCGACGCCGAGCCCGCTCGACCCATGCGTTAA
- a CDS encoding MBL fold metallo-hydrolase, whose product MATRFCILGSGSSGNAALLQTESTRVLVDAGFSARKLGQLLTAVGESLDRIDAVFLTHEHGDHSAGLDGLKKFPHLKIFANAATARVLQSGLEHRPDWQIFETGARFIFRDLEIETFAVPHDAQEPVGFRFTTGFEGDLFHPPRRLAFLTDLGHAPQNIHEAIRPCDVVVVESNHCADMLKADVHRPWSLKQRIGGRHGHLSNQATCELLSAVASPQWRQIFLTHVSRDCNSLPAIERAFAELRSRLPCPISVIDAGGGSAWMEF is encoded by the coding sequence ATGGCCACGCGTTTCTGCATCCTCGGTTCCGGCAGCTCCGGCAATGCCGCTCTGCTCCAGACTGAGTCCACCCGCGTGCTCGTTGATGCCGGTTTTTCCGCGCGCAAACTCGGCCAGCTCCTCACCGCCGTCGGCGAATCCCTCGACCGCATCGACGCCGTCTTCCTCACCCACGAACACGGTGATCACTCCGCCGGCCTCGACGGCCTCAAAAAATTTCCCCACCTCAAAATCTTCGCCAACGCCGCCACCGCGCGCGTCCTTCAGTCCGGCCTCGAACACCGGCCCGACTGGCAGATCTTCGAAACCGGCGCCCGCTTCATCTTCCGCGATCTGGAGATCGAAACCTTCGCCGTCCCTCACGATGCGCAGGAACCCGTCGGCTTTCGCTTCACCACCGGTTTCGAGGGCGATCTTTTCCACCCGCCGCGCCGGCTCGCGTTTCTCACCGACCTCGGCCACGCGCCGCAAAACATCCACGAAGCCATCCGCCCCTGCGACGTGGTCGTCGTCGAGTCGAACCATTGCGCCGACATGCTGAAGGCCGACGTGCATCGCCCGTGGTCGCTCAAACAGCGCATCGGCGGCCGGCACGGCCATCTCTCCAACCAGGCCACCTGCGAACTCCTCTCCGCCGTTGCCAGCCCGCAATGGCGGCAGATCTTTCTCACGCACGTCAGTCGCGACTGCAACAGCCTCCCCGCCATCGAACGCGCGTTCGCCGAATTGCGCTCCCGGCTGCCCTGCCCGATCTCGGTCATCGACGCCGGCGGCGGCAGCGCTTGGATGGAGTTTTAA
- a CDS encoding PEP-CTERM sorting domain-containing protein (PEP-CTERM proteins occur, often in large numbers, in the proteomes of bacteria that also encode an exosortase, a predicted intramembrane cysteine proteinase. The presence of a PEP-CTERM domain at a protein's C-terminus predicts cleavage within the sorting domain, followed by covalent anchoring to some some component of the (usually Gram-negative) cell surface. Many PEP-CTERM proteins exhibit an unusual sequence composition that includes large numbers of potential glycosylation sites. Expression of one such protein has been shown restore the ability of a bacterium to form floc, a type of biofilm.), whose protein sequence is MPAIPRSSFAKTLGVAVPASAALLASHAGAAIVSTDLGSGLAITPTGPNTSLYFSAAIDDVVGNTGRASYSSTDSFQFQVVFVQPSDMKPQFIGVGDSSFAVQTSSPFLKSYSSGDTVPGMADFSATSLVYDFTSGATYVGLRFGNDSVYHYGWAKVNIQTSTAEDKRMTLYGFAYNTVANESILAGETSAIPEPSTYAALAGLLAGSAALFRRRQLRRRAA, encoded by the coding sequence ATGCCCGCCATTCCTCGCTCGTCTTTCGCTAAAACGCTCGGCGTCGCCGTCCCCGCGTCCGCTGCGCTCTTGGCTAGCCACGCCGGCGCCGCGATTGTCTCGACCGATCTCGGCTCGGGCTTGGCCATCACCCCCACCGGACCAAATACCAGCCTCTATTTTTCCGCCGCGATCGATGATGTCGTCGGCAACACCGGCCGCGCTTCCTACAGCTCCACCGACAGCTTCCAATTTCAGGTGGTCTTCGTGCAACCGTCCGACATGAAACCGCAATTCATCGGCGTCGGTGATTCCTCTTTTGCAGTCCAGACTTCCAGCCCTTTTCTTAAGTCTTATTCCAGTGGCGACACTGTGCCTGGCATGGCTGATTTCAGCGCCACGTCGCTCGTTTATGACTTCACCTCAGGTGCCACCTACGTCGGCCTGCGTTTCGGCAACGACAGCGTTTATCACTACGGGTGGGCCAAAGTGAATATCCAAACCTCTACGGCGGAGGACAAACGGATGACCCTCTACGGTTTTGCCTACAACACCGTGGCCAACGAAAGCATTCTCGCCGGCGAGACCAGCGCGATCCCCGAGCCTTCCACCTACGCCGCGCTGGCCGGTCTTCTCGCCGGTTCCGCCGCGCTGTTCCGCCGTCGTCAACTCCGCCGCCGCGCCGCCTGA
- a CDS encoding RNA polymerase sigma factor → MSDDAELMVRVQAGDEAALGTLMERWEMPVKGLLRRLVQNGAEADDLAQETFVRVWEQRARYRVGAAFRPWMFAIAVNLARNRLRWWRRRPEVTLEAWSGGDDGAASGAMAAEARERAEAVRRAVAELPTDLREALVLAEYEGMPQAEIALTAGVSVKAVESRLYRARGILRTKLASWTQRAGA, encoded by the coding sequence TTGAGCGACGACGCGGAGTTGATGGTGCGGGTGCAGGCGGGCGACGAGGCCGCGCTCGGGACGTTGATGGAGCGATGGGAAATGCCGGTGAAGGGACTGTTGCGGCGATTGGTGCAGAACGGGGCGGAGGCGGACGATCTGGCGCAGGAAACGTTTGTGCGCGTGTGGGAGCAGCGGGCGCGTTACCGGGTGGGCGCGGCGTTTCGGCCGTGGATGTTTGCGATCGCCGTCAACCTCGCGCGCAACCGACTGCGCTGGTGGCGGCGGCGTCCGGAAGTGACGCTGGAAGCGTGGAGCGGCGGCGATGACGGCGCGGCGAGCGGCGCGATGGCTGCAGAAGCGCGCGAGCGGGCGGAGGCGGTGCGGCGGGCGGTCGCGGAGCTGCCGACAGATTTGCGAGAGGCGCTGGTGCTCGCGGAATATGAAGGCATGCCGCAGGCGGAAATCGCGTTGACGGCGGGCGTGAGCGTCAAAGCCGTGGAGTCGCGGCTCTACCGCGCGCGAGGGATTTTGCGCACGAAACTGGCCTCGTGGACGCAGCGCGCGGGCGCGTGA
- a CDS encoding Spy/CpxP family protein refolding chaperone — MKNFLLTLVVIVVACGASYGVFYATGRGPAALRDALTERDALAWLRADFKLTDEQFAAIKRLHEAYGKECAEHCAAILAARERQAPADEMERLESRCEQSMTEHFQHVAALMAPAEGRRYLAIVLPRVASYDHHGAPSVRVTP, encoded by the coding sequence ATGAAAAATTTTCTGCTCACGCTCGTGGTGATCGTGGTCGCCTGCGGGGCGTCTTACGGCGTGTTTTATGCGACAGGGCGCGGACCGGCGGCGTTGCGCGACGCGTTGACGGAGCGCGATGCACTCGCGTGGCTGCGGGCGGATTTCAAGCTGACCGATGAGCAGTTCGCCGCGATCAAACGGCTGCACGAAGCGTATGGCAAAGAGTGCGCGGAGCATTGTGCGGCGATCTTGGCCGCGCGTGAGCGGCAGGCGCCGGCGGATGAAATGGAGCGGCTGGAGTCGCGCTGCGAGCAGTCGATGACCGAACATTTTCAGCACGTCGCTGCATTGATGGCGCCGGCGGAAGGCCGTCGTTATCTGGCCATCGTGCTGCCGCGTGTCGCGAGTTACGATCATCACGGAGCGCCGAGCGTGCGGGTAACTCCTTGA
- the pyk gene encoding pyruvate kinase — MSADNPFRRTKIIFTLGPATDSEAMLEALFRAGADIVRLNMAHANHEWTRTVIRRIRAVSLRLGREVGIMMDIKGPEIRTGDLAAPIELRPGEIFDFTVRGGAPGDSPEEVRSVGVNYADLVKDVAVGDTVLVDNGLIRLEVLARNETRLRCRVLIPGPLGSRRHINLPGVKVNLPAFTDKDRRDTAVGIEENIDFVALSFVRSAADVEELRAFLAEHKSHARIVAKIEDRSAIDNLAEIVRACDALMVARGDLGIECPFEELPGIQRRAVRMCLSYGRPVIVATHMLESMIQQPVPTRAEITDVANAVYERSDCVMLSGETTVGKYPLECVQMLDRIARRVEAEDDAPAAPPPELTSEKTKLLHSAVVLANDLPDSRILTFTRYGFMARSLAALRPQRAPILAFTPSIELQRQLRLLRGVEPYVMPFGSEPDITIENAIVFLRNKGLIAPGDKLIIATDILSQDRLIDAVQLRTVR, encoded by the coding sequence ATGTCCGCCGACAACCCGTTTCGCCGCACCAAGATCATCTTCACCCTCGGTCCCGCAACCGACAGCGAGGCGATGCTCGAGGCCCTCTTCCGCGCTGGCGCCGACATCGTTCGCCTCAACATGGCGCACGCCAACCACGAGTGGACGCGCACCGTCATCCGTCGCATCCGCGCTGTGTCGCTCCGCCTCGGCCGCGAGGTCGGCATCATGATGGACATCAAAGGCCCCGAGATCCGCACCGGCGATCTCGCCGCTCCGATCGAGCTTCGCCCCGGCGAGATCTTCGACTTCACCGTGCGCGGCGGCGCCCCCGGCGACAGCCCCGAAGAGGTGCGCTCCGTCGGCGTCAACTACGCCGATCTCGTCAAAGACGTCGCCGTCGGCGACACCGTGCTCGTCGATAACGGTCTCATCCGCCTCGAAGTTCTCGCCCGCAATGAGACCCGTCTCCGCTGTCGCGTGCTGATCCCTGGCCCGCTCGGCTCGCGCCGTCACATCAATCTCCCCGGCGTGAAGGTCAACCTCCCCGCCTTCACCGACAAGGACCGCCGCGACACCGCCGTCGGCATCGAGGAAAACATCGATTTCGTCGCCCTCTCCTTCGTGCGCAGCGCCGCCGATGTCGAAGAACTCCGCGCCTTTCTCGCTGAGCACAAATCCCACGCCCGGATCGTCGCGAAAATCGAGGACCGCTCCGCCATCGACAACCTCGCCGAAATCGTGCGCGCCTGTGATGCGCTCATGGTCGCGCGCGGCGACCTCGGCATCGAATGTCCCTTCGAGGAACTGCCCGGCATCCAGCGCCGCGCCGTCCGCATGTGCCTCAGCTACGGCCGACCCGTCATCGTCGCCACCCACATGCTCGAATCGATGATTCAGCAACCCGTCCCCACCCGCGCCGAGATCACCGATGTCGCCAACGCCGTTTATGAACGCTCCGACTGCGTGATGCTGTCCGGCGAAACCACCGTCGGCAAATACCCGCTCGAATGCGTGCAGATGCTCGACCGCATCGCGCGCCGCGTCGAAGCCGAAGACGATGCGCCCGCCGCGCCGCCACCCGAACTCACCAGCGAGAAAACGAAGCTCCTTCATTCCGCCGTCGTCCTCGCCAACGACCTTCCCGACTCGCGCATTCTTACGTTCACGCGTTACGGTTTCATGGCCCGCAGCCTCGCGGCCCTCCGCCCGCAACGCGCCCCGATCCTCGCGTTCACCCCGTCCATCGAGTTGCAACGCCAGTTGCGTCTCCTCCGCGGCGTCGAACCTTACGTCATGCCCTTCGGCAGTGAGCCCGACATCACCATCGAAAACGCCATCGTCTTTCTCCGCAACAAGGGCCTCATCGCCCCCGGCGACAAACTCATCATCGCCACCGACATTCTCTCGCAAGACCGCCTGATCGACGCCGTGCAACTCCGCACCGTGCGCTGA
- a CDS encoding TolC family protein: MKSFSCLRLLVLRVALAASALSAAPLSLDELVRDIVAHHPELAFYEAEIDAARAQRRLTATLPPPELAFDAGHKRVRDLGGTLAGEGLAWSVSLAQTFEWPGRLALRKSLANRDVALAELGLARFRAALAARTRTVATTLDAARRQAAATAEVAARFQALREVFLARDPAGLTPRLETRVIEAQEISLRRRATDAAIAAHTALLELNQLRGAPPEAPLALAPIMPSFGSAPLPPAAALLAAARENNFEYRAARLELEQQGAAVSLARHERYPSFTLRPFYSQESAGERETTVGLGVSLPLPLPSRARSGAQIAEARHRQAEAAVWAAERALERAVLTAADTFTARAAALALWQPDASETFREAAALADEHYRLGAVPLATYLELQTAYLDAVEALLATQRDALDAAQQLQALTGLEFPRAEAQP; this comes from the coding sequence ATGAAATCATTTTCCTGTCTCCGTCTTCTTGTCCTCCGCGTCGCGCTGGCCGCATCCGCGCTTTCCGCCGCGCCCCTTTCCCTCGACGAACTCGTCCGCGACATCGTCGCGCACCATCCCGAACTCGCCTTCTACGAAGCCGAAATCGACGCCGCGCGCGCGCAACGCCGCCTCACCGCCACGCTGCCGCCGCCCGAACTCGCCTTCGATGCCGGCCACAAACGCGTGCGCGACCTCGGCGGCACGCTCGCCGGCGAAGGCCTCGCCTGGTCCGTCTCGCTCGCGCAAACCTTCGAGTGGCCCGGCCGCCTCGCGCTCCGGAAAAGCCTCGCGAACCGCGACGTCGCCCTCGCCGAACTCGGCCTCGCGCGCTTCCGCGCTGCGCTCGCCGCCCGCACCCGCACGGTCGCCACCACCTTGGACGCCGCGCGCCGCCAGGCCGCCGCGACCGCCGAAGTCGCCGCGCGCTTCCAAGCGTTGCGCGAAGTTTTTCTCGCGCGCGATCCCGCCGGCCTCACGCCGCGCCTCGAAACCCGCGTCATCGAAGCGCAGGAGATTTCCCTCCGCCGTCGCGCGACCGACGCCGCCATCGCCGCCCATACCGCCCTTCTTGAGCTCAACCAACTGCGTGGCGCTCCGCCCGAAGCGCCGCTCGCCCTTGCGCCCATCATGCCCTCGTTTGGCTCCGCGCCGCTCCCGCCCGCCGCCGCCCTCCTCGCCGCCGCCCGGGAAAACAATTTCGAATACCGCGCCGCGCGCCTCGAACTCGAGCAACAGGGCGCCGCCGTCTCCCTCGCGCGCCACGAGCGTTATCCTTCGTTCACCCTCCGGCCCTTCTACTCGCAGGAAAGCGCCGGCGAACGCGAGACCACCGTCGGCCTCGGCGTCTCCTTGCCGCTCCCGCTTCCCTCCCGCGCACGCAGCGGTGCGCAGATCGCGGAGGCCCGCCACCGTCAAGCCGAAGCCGCCGTTTGGGCCGCCGAACGCGCCCTCGAACGCGCCGTGCTCACCGCCGCCGACACCTTCACTGCGCGCGCCGCCGCGCTCGCCTTGTGGCAGCCGGATGCCAGCGAAACGTTTCGCGAGGCCGCCGCTCTCGCCGACGAACACTACCGCCTCGGTGCCGTCCCGCTCGCCACGTATCTCGAACTGCAAACCGCCTACCTCGACGCCGTCGAAGCGCTCCTCGCCACGCAACGCGACGCCCTCGACGCCGCCCAACAATTGCAGGCGCTCACCGGCCTCGAGTTTCCCCGCGCGGAGGCCCAGCCATGA
- the folE2 gene encoding GTP cyclohydrolase FolE2: MSKKKPMYLHRSADGAEPKVKRGYDRKFRVTPAYRATLPDMMEAAHDAIQGANVPIQQVGVSNFKLPLKFRMKSGKLLTLEASVTGTVSLEAELKGINMSRIVRSFYEHKDAVFTGEWVGRILKAYLRKVESKAARLKIAFSYPLLQQSLRSGLEGYQFYKVAFEGVMTADGEYRRFIQVDFVYSSACPCSAELTEHARDQRGAYGVPHSQRSKARVTVEEVPGKKIWIEEVIQHCQAALATETQVMVKREDEQAFAELNGAHLKFVEDAARLLYREFEGDARIKDFQIACSHLESLHSHDAVSVICKGVKGGFVADYMDFGSLIC; encoded by the coding sequence ATGAGCAAAAAGAAACCCATGTATCTCCATCGCTCGGCCGACGGCGCCGAGCCGAAGGTCAAGCGCGGCTACGATCGCAAATTTCGCGTCACGCCGGCGTATCGCGCCACCCTGCCCGACATGATGGAGGCGGCGCACGACGCGATCCAAGGGGCGAACGTGCCGATCCAACAGGTGGGCGTTTCCAATTTCAAACTGCCGCTCAAGTTTCGGATGAAGAGCGGCAAGCTGTTGACGCTCGAAGCGAGTGTCACGGGCACGGTGTCGCTGGAAGCCGAGTTGAAGGGCATCAACATGAGCCGGATCGTGCGCTCGTTTTATGAGCACAAGGACGCGGTGTTCACGGGCGAATGGGTGGGGCGGATTTTGAAGGCGTATCTGCGCAAGGTGGAAAGCAAGGCGGCGCGTCTGAAGATCGCGTTTTCCTACCCGTTGCTGCAGCAGAGCCTGCGCAGCGGCCTCGAAGGCTACCAATTCTACAAGGTGGCGTTCGAGGGCGTGATGACGGCGGATGGCGAATACCGGCGGTTCATCCAAGTGGACTTCGTGTATTCCTCGGCGTGCCCGTGCTCGGCGGAATTGACGGAGCACGCGCGCGACCAGCGGGGGGCGTATGGCGTGCCGCATTCGCAGCGCAGCAAGGCGCGGGTGACCGTGGAGGAAGTGCCGGGCAAAAAAATCTGGATCGAAGAGGTGATCCAACATTGTCAGGCGGCGCTGGCAACGGAGACGCAGGTGATGGTGAAACGCGAGGACGAGCAGGCGTTTGCCGAGCTCAACGGCGCGCACCTGAAGTTTGTGGAAGATGCGGCGCGGCTGCTTTATCGGGAGTTCGAGGGCGATGCGCGCATCAAGGATTTCCAAATCGCGTGTTCGCACTTGGAATCACTGCACTCGCACGACGCGGTGAGCGTGATCTGCAAAGGGGTGAAAGGCGGATTCGTCGCGGACTACATGGATTTCGGGTCGCTGATCTGCTGA
- a CDS encoding 6-pyruvoyl trahydropterin synthase family protein, whose protein sequence is MPRRSAAAKSAPRPARAPAPRVLPGTVYITRQVHFNAAHRLHNPSKSQKWNEEKYGLCTNPHWHGHNYVLEVTVAGEPQPDTGYVLDLAELKRVLQRVILDRCDHRNLNEEVEFLQGLIPSTENLAIAFWNEIEPALPAGRLHRLRLYETPRNFVEYFGAQAPAAS, encoded by the coding sequence ATGCCACGACGTTCTGCTGCCGCCAAATCTGCGCCGCGTCCTGCGCGCGCCCCGGCGCCGCGGGTCTTGCCCGGCACGGTCTACATCACGCGGCAGGTGCATTTCAACGCGGCGCACCGGCTGCACAACCCCTCGAAGAGTCAAAAGTGGAACGAGGAGAAATACGGTCTTTGCACCAATCCCCACTGGCACGGGCATAACTATGTGTTAGAGGTGACGGTGGCGGGAGAACCGCAGCCGGACACCGGTTACGTGCTCGATCTGGCGGAGCTCAAGCGGGTGCTGCAGCGGGTGATTCTCGATCGTTGCGACCACCGCAATTTGAACGAGGAAGTGGAATTTTTGCAGGGGCTCATCCCTTCGACGGAGAATCTGGCCATTGCGTTCTGGAACGAGATCGAGCCGGCGCTGCCGGCCGGTCGCCTGCACCGTTTGCGCCTTTACGAAACACCGCGTAATTTCGTGGAATATTTCGGCGCGCAAGCGCCTGCCGCCAGCTAA